The window AGAGCATCACAGAATTCTGCCGGCCTGATCTTATTGAAAACTGAGGTTTTGGTACTGAACAAAAGATCCCTGATAGAGTCTCCAGAATCATATCCCGAAGTCAAAAGAATGTTGTATTGGTTCTGATCTTCCGCTGCGTCTTTCTCTTTAAGCACTTTCTTTAATATATTCAATGACTCAAGAGAGTAATCTGTTGCAATTAAAATTGTTTTAGTCATATTCTTATTATTTTGTATTGTGTTTATCTTTTTCGGTGATACAAAACTAGAACGACCATATTAGAAGATCTTTGGAATGGAATTAAAATGTGATTAAAGAGATTAAAATGAGATTAGAAAATTGTTAAGGGGCGTTAATATAGTAACAGACCCTAATCGGACAGAAGGGAAATCATTGGAATAACGGCCTGTTTTTCAAGATAAAACAAAACAAAAGCGAATAAAAAGCAGAATAGATTTTATTACTTATTTATCTCTTCCCCTTTCTGCATACTGTAGAAATTAGGAAAACGCATTTGTACCGTTGTCCCCTGATTTTCGTGTGAACTTACAATCAGTTCGCCGTGGTGCATTCTTACAATATTTCTTGCCAGCGGAAGCCCGATCCCGTAGCCTTCGTAATTATTGGTGTTGGAAGCTCTGAAGAACGGATCATAGATTTTGTTCATTTCTACTTCCGGAATTCCGATACCATTATCTTTTACAATAATGTACACATCTGTATTGGTAGCTCCCAGAGAAACTTTCACCTGCTGGAAGTTAGAATATTTACAGCCATTACTGATGATATTAGCCACGGCAAGATGCAATAGCTGCTCGTTACCCTGTACTTTCAGCTTTTTAGGATTATCAGGAAGCATGCTGATATCAAGATAGATATTATTTCTGGAATCAATTCTTCTGAGGGTTTCAATAACATCCCAAAGCAGCTGATCAATTCTTACCTTATCCATTTTCTGGATCTTTCCATCGAATCCGGTTTGGGCAATCATAAGCAGAGCCTTGATTTTTTTGTCCAGCTTTTCGGCTTCATTCAGGATGATTCCGAGGGTTTCTTTGTATTCATCGGCTGTTCTGCTGATGGAAAGCGCCACATCTGCCTCACCCATAATGGAAGTAAGTGGAGTTCTCAGCTCGTGGGAAACATTTCCGATCAGGTGATTCTGGGTTTCGAAAGACGTTTCAATACGGTTGAGCATATCATTAAACGTATCTACCAGCTCATTCAATTCTTTATTATCAGGTTGTGACTCTAATCTCAAATGAAGGTTTTCTGAGCTGATCTCCTTCACTTTACCCGTAATTTTTAAAATAGGCCTGAATAACGTTTTAGACAGGTAAAAAGAGAAAATCATACTGAAAAACAGAGACAGCACAATACAGGTAAGCAATGTTCTTTTCAAAAAGCCCAGATAATAAACCACATAGTGGTTTTTGGCAGAAGCAATGGCTATATAATCTTTGTCATCATATCTGAAACTCTGTCCAATATAGTAGAACTCTTCATCATTATAATTAGACTCTCCTTCTCTGATGATATTTTTAAAGAAATAATCCGGAATATGGACTTCCTGAGATATTTTTTTGAAATTGGAATCTGTAGGAACGGCAAAAACATAGTCTTTTTCCATCGGAAGCTCCTCATCATTCAGGCTGCTAAGAATGTAGTTTTCCGGAAGATCCAGATGATCTTTGCCTTTTTCAATCTGAATAATAGTAGCCGTTCTTATTTTCAGCAGCTCATAAAACCTCTGGTGAGAAAAATTAACGATAGAAAAATACACCAAACCACTGAACAGCAAAATGATGGCGGTAAAAACCAACATCAAAAGCACCATCGTTTTGGTCTGATTTGTAATGACTCTGTTAAACATTCATTATGTTTTTTTCAACACATATCCCATCCCTATCACGGTATGAATCAATTTGTTCTCATCCTGGCTGTCCAGCTTTTTTCTTAAATAGTTTACATATACATCTACCACATTGGTTCCCAGCTCATAATTCACGCCCCAGACTGCATCCAGAATTTCTGCTCTTGAAATTACTTTTTCCGGATTGTTCAGGAAATACAGCAGCAATTTGTATTCTGTAGAAGTAAGAGAAATATCTTCTCCCGCCCGGGTTACTTTCTTGGTATAATCATTCACCATCAGATCCGAAAACTGAAAAACATGCTCATTATCCGGTTCCGGCTCTGCAATTTCCTGGGGACCATTGTTATTACTTCTTCTCAAAAGAGATTTCACACGGGCAACCAGCTCAATAAATTTAAAAGGCTTTACCAGATAATCATCTCCTCCGCTTTCTAATCCGAGAACAATATTTTCAGAAGTTCCCAACGCTGTCAGAAATAAAATAGGAACGCTTTGATTGGTTTTTCTTATTTCTTTACACACATCCAGCCCATTCATTTCAGGAAGCATAATGTCTAAAATTACCAGATCAAAATCATTAGCCTGCACAAGCTGCACTCCTGTACGCCCGTCAAAAGCTACAGAAATTTCATACCCGCTTTCCTGAAGTCCCTTTTTAATAAAGGAAACCACACTGGTTTCGTCTTCGATAAGAATAATTTTTTTCATAAATGAAATAAGGAGTTTTACAAAAATAGGGAAATTTTCTTGGGGAGAAAAGGCGAAAGAATCTGAGAAAGCAAAGAAGGCAAATAATAATTTTCAATGAATTGATTCCCTCCTGTATCCAAACTCTATAGAATAATATTACCTTTGTTTCAATATAATGATGATAAAATAATCAGGTTAAATTACACACAGTATGAATGACTTTTTAATAGGTATCGGTAAGAGATTAAAGGATATTAGAAAAAAGAATAATTTAACCATTAATGATCTTGCTTTCAAAGCCAATGTAAGCAATGGTCTTGTTTCCAGGATTGAAAACGGAAGAACCATTCCTTCGCTTCCTGTTTTATTGGATCTCATTCAGTCGCTTGAAATTGATGCCAGTTATTTTTTTGAGGGGGTTGAAAAAAGATCTAACGCCAAATTCATCTACGTTCCAAAGGAAAGCCAGCAGGTTATTGAAAAAGAAGTAGAGGCCGAAGGGTTCAGATACATGCATATCTTCAGCAAAAGTCTTCATTCTCTGGGTTTTGAAGCAGTTTTACTAACTCTTGAACCCAATTCTAAAAGAGAAAAGGTAATTACAGATGCCTGGGAATTCAAATATATTCTCAAAGGAGAAGTGAAATATATGATTGATAATGAAGAAATCATTTTAAAAGAGGGTGACTCTTTGTATTTCAACGGAAAATTCCCTCACGTTCCGGTAAGCATCAGTAATGAAAGCTGTGTGATGCTTGTTCTTTATTTTTATACGGCTTAGCAGCCTATTTTTAACGCAAAGTTTTTTACTATTTTACTTTTATCATTCTGTCGAAGGGAGAATCTCTTATCTGCATTCAATAATTTGAGATTCTTCATTTCATTTCATTCAGAATGACAATTGTAGTGTAGATTCACTATAAATACACCTATAATAATCAAGCTTCATCAGCGACAATGTCGCAGACTTTGCACACTTGTAATTTAGCGTTATCAATATTAGACTTTGCGTTTAAATTATATTCCAATTTTTACATCATTCTTCAATTTTTGAATTCCAGCACACATTAAAGTTTACAAATATGCAACTTTTGATTTTCTACTTTCTCTCAAAATGAACAAAATATTAACTAAAACAAGCCTGTTTTCAGCAGGTTTCTAGTCCTTCTATTTTTGAAAAACATCTAGTAAAAACATTGTCATCGCCACTTCAAACCTTATTTTATCAAATTTCCACAGGTTAAGTACAATTTGTTTTAAAGTAAAAAAGGCGTAACAAACCGGGGTTATTTGTTAAACAATACTTAATACAAAATATTTATATATATTAAAATTATTAGCTTGATTTGCATAAAAAATTTAATATATGTAAAAATGAAAACAAAATTAGAGAAATTACTAACCCTTGTTTTGTTCTGCTTCATCGTTTTTGTTTCAGCGCAAAAACAGTTCATTACAGGAACTGTTCTTGATGACAGCCAGCCTCTCCCCGGGGCAACAGTTAAAATAAAAGGCTTACCCAGAACGATAACTACTGATATTGAAGGAAAATTTACCCTTACCGATATCAAAGAAGGCCAATACACATTACAAATCAGTTATATAGGCTATGAATCTTCAGATATTACGGTTGATCTCAAACCAGAACAAACTGTTGATCTGGGAACCATCAAACTCTCCCAGCCACGAAAAAATATTGATGAAGTAGTAGTAACCGGAACATTAAAAAATACAGAAGCAAGAGCTTTAAATCTTCAGAAAAACGCTATCAATATTACCAATGTAATTGCCTCCGATGGGATTGGGAAGTTACCAGACAGAAATGCAGCGGAGACTGTACAGCGTGTACAGGGAGTTTCTATTGAAAGAGACCAGGGCGAAGGAAGGTTTGTTTCTCTCAGAGGACTTCCGCCATTCTGGGCATCTACAACCATTAATGGAAACAGACTTCCCACCGCAGAAGAGGAAACAACTTCTAGAGCAACAGCATTCGATTTTTTCCCTACAGAACTGATCTCGTATGTACATGTAAACAAGTCATTTACTCCGGATATGGAAGCAGACGGTATAGGTGGAGGTGTCAATTTTATCACTAAAACACCACCGATGAAAACAGAATTCAAAGCGACCATAGGAAGCGGTTACAATGCAAAGTCTGACAAAGGAGTTTACAACCTTGGATTTTTGTACGGGGGAAGAACGAAAGATAAAAAATTCGGGTATTTATTCAATTTTGCGCATTTCATCAGAAACTGGTCTACCGATAATTTTGAAGCGAGAAGAAGTGGTGATGAAGGGGTTTTCAGACTGGAACTTCGTGATTACAACGGAGTCCGAAAAACAACAGGCATCAATACCGCTTTTGAATATGTGCTGTCCCCAAAAACTACGTTCTATTTAAAAGGAATGTATGGTACATTATCAGATGACGAGACCCATTATAAGCACAGAATCCGGTTTGATAAGTTCAACAGCACCAATAATACAGCACGGGTTGAGCTTCAGAATATTCATAATTTACTGATTACTGAACTTACTTCTATTTCTTTGGGAGCGGTTCATCAATTAAACAAAGGAAAAATCGACTGGGATTTATCCTATTATGACAACAAATTCAAGTATGGAAATATTCCTGATAAGCAGAACAATTCTTATTATGTCATCAAGTACACTCAATCTGGTGTAGGCATCAATCCTGATTATATTTCAGATCATGGCAATGGACCAAGAGCTTACTGGAAAGCTGACGGCGGGAAATTAGATTATAAAAATCCGGATGCTTTATTCGGTTTTTACAGTGATCCGAATTTTAAAATGGATGCTTCTCAGATGAGATTTACAGATCTTGAATTCTATAAAGTATTTGTAGAGGAAAAGGATAAGATTGTAGCAGCATTCAATCACGAAATTAATGCTTCTGATAAGCTGACCTTAAAATATGGTTTTAAATACAGAGATAAAGAGCGTAATGCAAGATTTTCCGACATTTTCTACAACTGGAGCAGCGGAACAGCACCTCTTCTGTCTGATTTTTCTCAATACATTACGAAACAGCCCAACGGTCCGAAGTACTTAAGTGAAATGAATGCCCACATCGGCAACACATTTGGGCCGGTCCTTTCTACCAAAGGAATGAACCAGTTCTGGTATGACAACCAGGGAAATTTAAAAATCAACACTGCTGATTCTGAAGCCCTTGAATACAATAAAGCATTAGGAAGAAACTTTGATGTGTTTGAAAAACATGCGGACGCCTATGGAATGGCAACCTATAAACTAAATGATAAGATTACCCTTTTGGGAGGAATCAGACTATCCAATACCAGCACGAAAGTAAAAGGATACAGCGTAAATGATGATGTACTGACCCCTGTAGAAAATACCAAGAACTATCTGGCTGTTCTTCCGATGATTCATTTGAAATATACCCTCAATGACAAAACGAATCTTCGTTTTGCAGCGACAAGAACGTTCTCAAGACCGAATTTTGGAGACCTTACGCCGGGCGGAACTTATATTGAAGCAGACAACGAGTTCAAAGGAGGAAATCCCAATCTTAATCCTACCTACTCTTTGAATTTTGACCTGATGGGAGAATATTATTTCTCCAACGTAGGGATTCTGAGTGGCGGTGTCTTCTATAAATCCATTACAGATCCTATTTTCCAGGATTCTTTTATCGGAAATTATAACGGAATCAACGGCGTACAATTTACAGCTCCAAACAACGGAAAAGCAGCGTGGTTAGGGGGAATTGAATTGGGAATTAATAAAAGATTTGATTTCCTTCCTGGGTTTTTACAATACTTTGGAGTACAACTGAATGCTACCTTCATGACCTCTGAAATGGAAAAACCAAGCGGAAGAACGGTAGCCCTTCCCTATCAGGCCAAAGAGTTGTACAACGCACAACTATTCTTTGAGAAAAAAGGATTCAATGCAAGGCTTGCTTACAACTACAAAGGAAAATATGCGGTAGAATACGCTGAGGAGGACATCAATGATTCTTATTATGGTAAATACAGCAATCTGGACTTCGGAGGCTCTTATCAGTTTACCAAATACCTTACTGTATATGCGGATGTAAACAATATTCTGAATAAACCTCTGATCTATCATTTCGGTAAAAGCGAAGACCGTCCTGAGCAGGTAGAATATTACGGAATACGCTTCAACCTTGGTGTAAAACTGAACTTCTAATCCATTACTATGGCAAAAACGATCAATCAAAAAACACTGGTAACACTGAAGGCCGCTTTTGCTGCCTTCGGTGTTTACTTCTGCATGTACGGTTTCAGAAAACCTTTTACCGTAGCTTCTTTCGAAGGACTCTCCTATTTCGGAGTAGATTATAAGATTCTGATTATTATTGCGCAGGCTGTAGGTTATTTTATTTCAAAATTCATCGGGATCAAATTTATTTCGGAACTGAAGCCTCGGAAAAGAATTACGTATCTTTTTACTTTCATTGCTATTGCTGAACTTGCCTTATTAGGATTTGCAGCCGTTCCTGCTCCTTACAATATTCTTTTTATGTTGATCAACGGGATTCCGCTGGGAATGATCTGGGGTATTGTATTTTCTTATATTGAAGGAAGGAAAGCCACAGAAATCATCGGCTTATTTTTATGTTCAAGCTTTGTAGTCTCTTCAGGATTTACAAAATCTGTGGGGAAATTCCTGATGGACAATTTCTCGGTTTCAGAATTCTGGATGCCTTTTTCAGCCGGACTTGTATTCATTATTCCACTGATTCTTTTCGGGCTATTACTTGAGAGAATTCCTACGCCTACGGAAGAAGATATTTTGCTTAAAAACAAAAGACAGCCGCTGAATGGTAGGGAAAGGAGAGCCCTGATCAGGCAGTTTTTTGTACCCATCGTATGCATCATTTTTTTATACATCAGCTTAACGGTTTTAAGGGATTTCAGAGATAACTTCAACCGTGAGATCTGGGACGGGCTGCATTTCACTTTTGACAGCTCTATCTTCACTTTAACAGAAATTCCTATTGCGGTAATGGTGCTTGCCATTTTAGGCTTTATGGTAAAAGTAAAAAACAATAAAAAAGCATTTGCATATTATCATTACATCCTTTTTGCCGGAATTCTTACGGTAGGATTTTCTACCTATCTGTTTCAGCAGGGTTCATTATCTCCTTTTTTATGGATGACCATTTCAGGCTTTGGAATGTACATCTGTTATATTCCTTTCAATGGAATTTATTTTGACCGGATGATTGCCGCATTTGAAATCAAAGGTAATGTAGGTTTTCTGATCTATATCGTAGATTCTTTTGGTTATCTGGGCAGTGTTCTTATCCTTTTGTATAAAAACTTTGGTTCTGCCCAGACCTCGTGGCTGCATTTTTATATTAACTTAAATTACATCATCACCATCATGGTTTTAATTCTTTCTGTGGTTGCTTTTCTGGCTTTCAGAAAGAAATCAAAGCCGAAATCAAACGCAAAATCTAATCAATTCATCAATTTCGATACGTCGAAAATTTTATAAACTATAGTACAATGACAACAAAATTTGATTTACTCGTTGTAGGAGGTGGAATTTTAGGAACATTCCACGCTTATCATGCGCTGAAGAAAAATCTTAAGGTAGCGTTACTGGAAAGAAATTCTGTTCCTCAGGGTGCCACGGTAAGAAATTTCGGGCAGGTAGTACCTTCCGGAATGGATCTTAAATGGCAGAATTTCGGAAGAGAAAGCCTTGCTATATACCATGAACTTCATGATCAGGCAGATCTTACCATCAGGCAAAACGGTTCCATCTATATTGCTTCAAATGACGAAGAACTTCAGCTGATTGAAGAGCTTTATGAAATCAACAGAAATAATGATTATGAATCTGTTTTACTATCCAAAAACGACTGCATTAAAAAATTTGACGGACTCCGTTCCGACTATTGCAAAGGTGGCTTATTTTTCCCGCAGGAGCTTTCGGTAGATTCTGCAGATATGATTGTAAAGCTTCACAAGCTGCTTCAGGAAAAAATGGGTTTGAAAATTTTCTACAATACAACCGTACTGGAAACCCATGAAGATGATCAGAAATGTACAGCTGTTACGGCTGACGGAACGGAATTTAATGCTTCCAAAATCATAATCTGCGGGGGACACGAGTTCAAAACTTTATATCCTAAAGTATTAAATGACAGCGATCTGGAAGTAAGTAAACTTCAGATGCTTCAAACCAAACCACAGGGTATTTATTCGCTGCAGGGAAATATTCTTACGGGGCTTTCCGTGAGAAGATATGAATCATTCAGAGAGTGTCCTTCTTTTCAGAAAATCAAGGCTTTAGAAGATCCAAACTCATTTGAAAAGAAGTATGGAGTTCATATTTTATTCAAGCAGGCGCTGGACGGTTCGGTCATCATCGGAGATTCTCATGAATATGCAGATGCTAAAAATGCAGATGATCTGGGGTATGATCTTAATATGGAGATTGATGAATTCATGATTCATGAAGCGAAGAAAATCATTGATTTACCCACGTATGAAATTCAGAGAAGGTGGTTCGGAGTCTATTCCCAGTGCAAAACGAAAGATATTTTTGAGCACAGCCCATCTGCCAATATTCATATTGTAACAGGGATCGGAGGAAAAGGAATGACAGGAAGCGGAGGATTCTCTAAGTTTAATATCGAAAAAATTTACGCATAACATTGAAATGAAAAATATAGAATTACTGGTTCTGGATATGGCCGGAACAACAATTGATGAAGATAATGTAGTGTACAAAACGCTTACTACCGCTGTGAATGATTACGGCTATGTGGTAAGCCTGGAAAAAGTATTATCCCGCTGTGCCGGAATGGAAAAGCTGGAAGCCATCACAAGCCTTTTAAAGGAATTGAATGGAAATGAAGAGGATGCTCATGCTATTTTTGAGAATTTCTCTGACCAGCTCAAGAAATCCTATAAAAACCTTGAGGTAAAGCCCATCAACGGCACTGAAAATTTTCTGCTGAATATGAAGTCTCAAAACAAAAAAATTGTTTTGAACACAGGGTATACTTCAGAAATTGCCCATCAGCTTTTAAATAAACTGAACTGGAAGGAAACTATTCACTTTGATGCTTTAATAACGGCAGATGATGTTTCAGAAAGCCGTCCAAGTCCTGAAATGATCTATCTTGCCATGAAAAAATTCAATATTACGGAAGCCAGTAAAGTTTTAAAAGCAGGCGATTCTGTGATCGATATTGAAGAGGGCAAAAATGCGGGTTGCGGACTAACAGTGGCGGTTCTTTCCGGAGCTCAGACCCAATCAGAGCTTGAAAAAGCGTCCCCAGATTATATTCTGAATACGATTTCTGAAGCTGAAGGTATTCTTTAACCTCTTTTTTCATCATATTTTTACTACTTCTTGACACAAATGTTTTCATGGTTTTTCTATTGGAAATGTTTGTGTTTTTTAAACCACCCCGTCAAATTTTCAATTTGACAGAGGTTTTCTTTTCACAAAAGTCAAATAATTTGGCTTTTGTCATTCTGAACGAAATGAAATGTAGTGAAGAATCTAGTGTTTTGAAAATCAATAAGATTCTTCCTTCGTCAGAATGACACTTTTGAAACTGCGTCGATGTAATGTATCCAATTGAAGGTTTTAAAATTTTTCGTTAAACTTTTAATTATCAATTAATTAACTTTCAATTCATAAATATTTACAAATAGTAAACTAATTTTACAATAGTTAAAAATTAATTACTATTTGTAAACTTTCACAACGCTCAAAAACCTATTTCCCAATGAAAACAAAACTATTCCCAATGGCTGTTGTAATGAGCTGTTTCCTTGGAGCTCAGACCAAAAAAGTACTTTTTATCGGTATTGACGGATGCCGTGCAGATGTCATGATGTCTACACCTACTCCCAACATTCAAAACCTCATCAGTCAGTCTATTTATTCTATCGACGGGCTTTGCGCTGCCACTACCTGGAGCGGAAACGGATGGAGTACCATGCTGACGGGTGTATGGCATACCAAACACAATGTTCAGGACAATAATTTTACCAGCCCGAACTATGTAAATTATCCGGATTTTTTAACAAGAGCAGAGACTTATAATCCGGCTTTAAGAACTATTTCTCTGGCTCACTGGTCTCCTATCAATGATAAAATTATTAAAACAGCAGATGTAAAAACCAACCTGTCAACAGATCTTGCCGTGAAAAATGCTGCAGTAAACGCCTTACAGAATGACAATCCTGATATTCTCTTTGTAGATTTTGATGATGTAGACCATGCAGGACATTCTTATGGATTCTCATCCTCTGTTTCTCAATATGTCAATTCTATTAAAACTACAGACGCTTATATTGGAGAGATTGTCGCAGCTATGAAAAACAGGCCTTCTTACAGCAACGAAGACTGGTTGGTTGTATTAACCACCGATCACGGAGCCATTGAAAGTTCTCACGGAGGCGGAAATCTTACGGAAAGAAACATTTTTACGGTGTATTCTAATCCCGGATTTACTCCGCAGCAGATCAGCAAAACTGTTTTGGAATCCAATACCACCTTTAATCAATTGAATTTTCCTGCAGGAACTTATGCAAAACCAGCCAGTCAGACTCCTTTTAATTTTGGAGCCAATCAGGATTTTACGATTGAATTTTGGGTAAAACCGAATGCAGCCTATTCCAGTGATCCAGTGATGATCAGTAATAAAAACTGGGTAAACGGAAAAAATAAAGGATTTGTTTTCTCAGGCTATTCCGGACAGACTTTTAAGATGAATATCGGGGACGGAACGAACAGAATTGATCTTGTTGGCGGAAAAATGGAAACCAATAAGTGGAAACATATTGCCGCAAGCTTTGACAGAGATGGTCTTGTAACATTATATGAGGATGGTGTGCCGGTAACGTTTGCTAAAATGAATACCATCGGAAATATTGATTCCGGACTTCCATTAACCTTAAACCAGGATGGAACGAATGCTTACGGAATTAATCTGGCGGCTTCCTATAAAGATGTAAGAATCTGGAAATCGGCTCTTCCGAATGATGTTATCGTGAATTGGGCGAACCAGGATATTACAACTTCGCATCCTTATTATTCTCAATTATTAGCCAATTGGAAATGCAATGGAACTTCAGGAAATACCTTGGCAGACTCTGGTCCAAATGCGAATAACATGACTGTGACAGGTTCTCTTACTTACAATGCAAACACAGTGAATAATTTTAAAGTGTATGATTATACCTCAACAACAAGAGAAACAGACCACTTCCCTACGGTATTAAACTGGCTTTGTATTCCGGTGCAGTCTTCATGGGGAATTGACGGGGTCAACAGAATTTCGGTATGTTCCAACAATCTGTTGTCGGCAAAAGAAACTAAGGTAACCGCTGATGATTTCAAAATCTATCCTAATCCTGTTTCAACATTCATTGGCATCCAGTATCAGTCTGAGGATAAGGAAATTAAAGCAGAAATTATCGACAGTAAAGGAGCTCTTGTTTCCACATCACACTTTCAGTCTTCAAGAGGTTTTTACGATGAAAAAATAAATATTGGAAACCTTCCGGCCGGACTGTATTTCATTAAAATCAATGGAAGTAAAAAGTCGGTGACCAAGACATTTATCAAGAAATAAAAAATAAAGCAATTAGATTTAATTTGTAATATTAGAACAAGGATATTCCTATCCGAGTTCTAATATTTTTTTGTTTATCTGTTGAAAATCAGCTCCATTTGCACGTCTGCACGGTCATACTCTGCCTGGCCGATAGGAGTATGAATAAAGCCCAGCTTTTCGTAAAGCTTAATCGCCGGAACCAAAATAGAATTGGTCACTAAAAAGACTTTTGCTGCTTTCAATTCTTTTGCTTTTTCCACTAGGGTACTTCCCAGCAGATAGCCTAATTTTTTCCCTTGAGCTCTAGGACTTACCGCCATCTTTGAAAGCTCAAAAGTAAGGGGATTATCTTCTGTTTTTACTAATGCGCAGGTTCCTACAACTTCTCCATCCAATAAAGCAAAAGCAATGTGCCCCTCTTTATTTAAAATTTCCTCTTCCGGATGATCCAGCAACTTATAATCTCCTGCTTCCATCACAAAAAATGTTTTGATCCATTCTTCATTTAAAGCTTTGAAGGCTTGTTTATACTGAGGCTCATACGCAACAATTTTTACTTCATTCCTGATATCATTCATCACTATAAGGTTTATTACATTCTGTTTTTTATCATTTTTCCCAGCTTTTCCAGATCACTTTCTACCCGGTCAGTCCATTCCAAAGCATAGTTCAGCCGCATACAGTTCTGATACTGACTATACTGTGAAAACATTCTTCCCGGGGCAAAGTTTATTTTCTGGCTTACGGCTGCATCATAAAGATCTTCTGTACAGATTCTTTTATCCAGTTCCAGCCAGAGCATAAATCCTCCTTTAGGCTCGGAGATTTTTGTATTATCGGGAAAGTATTCAACTACCGATTTCTGAATCTGGAGGTAATTGGCATACAGTTTTTTCCTGAACATTCTCAGATGGTGATCATACCGTCCGTGTGCCAAAAAATCCGCAATCACATCTGAAAACAAAGATGGCCCGCTTACCGTCTGAACCAATTTCTGGCGGATAATCTTTTCTTTAAATTTTCCGGGAGCCACCCATCCTACTCTGAAGCCCGGGGCCAATGTTTTAGAAACTGAGCCTACCCACATCACAATTCCCGCTTCATCGTAAAATTTACAAGGCTTCGGTCTTCCTGCTCCAAAATAAATGTTTCCATAAACATCATCTTCCACTAAAGGAACATTGTGTTCGGTGAGCATTCTTACCAGTTCTTTTTTATTCTCATCTGGCATCTGAAAACCCAGCGGATTATTATAATTCACCACAAAACAGCATGCGGAAAGCTTCGGAAGCACCTTTTTAAGCTCATCCAAGTCTACTCCGGTGATCGGATGGGTAGGAATTTCTACAGCCTTCAGCCCTAATAACTGAATGGCCTGAA of the Chryseobacterium aureum genome contains:
- a CDS encoding TonB-dependent receptor, whose product is MKTKLEKLLTLVLFCFIVFVSAQKQFITGTVLDDSQPLPGATVKIKGLPRTITTDIEGKFTLTDIKEGQYTLQISYIGYESSDITVDLKPEQTVDLGTIKLSQPRKNIDEVVVTGTLKNTEARALNLQKNAINITNVIASDGIGKLPDRNAAETVQRVQGVSIERDQGEGRFVSLRGLPPFWASTTINGNRLPTAEEETTSRATAFDFFPTELISYVHVNKSFTPDMEADGIGGGVNFITKTPPMKTEFKATIGSGYNAKSDKGVYNLGFLYGGRTKDKKFGYLFNFAHFIRNWSTDNFEARRSGDEGVFRLELRDYNGVRKTTGINTAFEYVLSPKTTFYLKGMYGTLSDDETHYKHRIRFDKFNSTNNTARVELQNIHNLLITELTSISLGAVHQLNKGKIDWDLSYYDNKFKYGNIPDKQNNSYYVIKYTQSGVGINPDYISDHGNGPRAYWKADGGKLDYKNPDALFGFYSDPNFKMDASQMRFTDLEFYKVFVEEKDKIVAAFNHEINASDKLTLKYGFKYRDKERNARFSDIFYNWSSGTAPLLSDFSQYITKQPNGPKYLSEMNAHIGNTFGPVLSTKGMNQFWYDNQGNLKINTADSEALEYNKALGRNFDVFEKHADAYGMATYKLNDKITLLGGIRLSNTSTKVKGYSVNDDVLTPVENTKNYLAVLPMIHLKYTLNDKTNLRFAATRTFSRPNFGDLTPGGTYIEADNEFKGGNPNLNPTYSLNFDLMGEYYFSNVGILSGGVFYKSITDPIFQDSFIGNYNGINGVQFTAPNNGKAAWLGGIELGINKRFDFLPGFLQYFGVQLNATFMTSEMEKPSGRTVALPYQAKELYNAQLFFEKKGFNARLAYNYKGKYAVEYAEEDINDSYYGKYSNLDFGGSYQFTKYLTVYADVNNILNKPLIYHFGKSEDRPEQVEYYGIRFNLGVKLNF
- a CDS encoding helix-turn-helix domain-containing protein — encoded protein: MNDFLIGIGKRLKDIRKKNNLTINDLAFKANVSNGLVSRIENGRTIPSLPVLLDLIQSLEIDASYFFEGVEKRSNAKFIYVPKESQQVIEKEVEAEGFRYMHIFSKSLHSLGFEAVLLTLEPNSKREKVITDAWEFKYILKGEVKYMIDNEEIILKEGDSLYFNGKFPHVPVSISNESCVMLVLYFYTA
- a CDS encoding DUF5690 family protein, producing MAKTINQKTLVTLKAAFAAFGVYFCMYGFRKPFTVASFEGLSYFGVDYKILIIIAQAVGYFISKFIGIKFISELKPRKRITYLFTFIAIAELALLGFAAVPAPYNILFMLINGIPLGMIWGIVFSYIEGRKATEIIGLFLCSSFVVSSGFTKSVGKFLMDNFSVSEFWMPFSAGLVFIIPLILFGLLLERIPTPTEEDILLKNKRQPLNGRERRALIRQFFVPIVCIIFLYISLTVLRDFRDNFNREIWDGLHFTFDSSIFTLTEIPIAVMVLAILGFMVKVKNNKKAFAYYHYILFAGILTVGFSTYLFQQGSLSPFLWMTISGFGMYICYIPFNGIYFDRMIAAFEIKGNVGFLIYIVDSFGYLGSVLILLYKNFGSAQTSWLHFYINLNYIITIMVLILSVVAFLAFRKKSKPKSNAKSNQFINFDTSKIL
- a CDS encoding response regulator transcription factor, with the protein product MKKIILIEDETSVVSFIKKGLQESGYEISVAFDGRTGVQLVQANDFDLVILDIMLPEMNGLDVCKEIRKTNQSVPILFLTALGTSENIVLGLESGGDDYLVKPFKFIELVARVKSLLRRSNNNGPQEIAEPEPDNEHVFQFSDLMVNDYTKKVTRAGEDISLTSTEYKLLLYFLNNPEKVISRAEILDAVWGVNYELGTNVVDVYVNYLRKKLDSQDENKLIHTVIGMGYVLKKT
- a CDS encoding sensor histidine kinase, coding for MFNRVITNQTKTMVLLMLVFTAIILLFSGLVYFSIVNFSHQRFYELLKIRTATIIQIEKGKDHLDLPENYILSSLNDEELPMEKDYVFAVPTDSNFKKISQEVHIPDYFFKNIIREGESNYNDEEFYYIGQSFRYDDKDYIAIASAKNHYVVYYLGFLKRTLLTCIVLSLFFSMIFSFYLSKTLFRPILKITGKVKEISSENLHLRLESQPDNKELNELVDTFNDMLNRIETSFETQNHLIGNVSHELRTPLTSIMGEADVALSISRTADEYKETLGIILNEAEKLDKKIKALLMIAQTGFDGKIQKMDKVRIDQLLWDVIETLRRIDSRNNIYLDISMLPDNPKKLKVQGNEQLLHLAVANIISNGCKYSNFQQVKVSLGATNTDVYIIVKDNGIGIPEVEMNKIYDPFFRASNTNNYEGYGIGLPLARNIVRMHHGELIVSSHENQGTTVQMRFPNFYSMQKGEEINK